The genomic region TTCCCTCAAGCAGAGAAAATCTTCGCTTGCGAGCAGCGGCGAGAAGCAGCAATTCTGCCTGCTTCCCAAGTACGGAGTCTGCGACCAGCGAAACGAGGGGTTAGAGGGGCCTGAAGCAGCACAAATCAGGCGGTAAGAGCAGGGGTGAAGGGGCCCTTCAGGGGTGGCCTTCGGTGGTCGAGTTGAATCGAGGGGGTAGAGACCAGCAGATACCACTAAGTTGATTACAATATACCTTGTCTAATTGCCACTTCATTATGAGTCAGGCTATTCTCGGATCAACACCTTGCCGCAATTCGAATCTCTTCTCCGGCTACTATCTCAACGAACGAATTTTTCGCTAGGACACAGTCATACCCTTCAAATAAATATCTCCATGCTTGCCTTCAGATTAATTCCTTACTAAAAACCCGATATTTACCCCGTAATTATTTCTTGAAAGAAAATATGGTTAAACCATGCACCAATCACTAGTACGCACAATAACCACTGACGGCGCCAGTTTAGCGAAATCGAAAAGCCTAGTACCCCTGCCGTCCTTGGATATAGTACATAGCACGGCCGCAGAGTGACACATATGGGATTTGATACAGAAGCCGACATGCGCGAAGTAGCCCAGGGGGCTCTTCGGAATGCATTCAACGAACCCGAAGCAAAACTATTCGAAGAATTCTCGTACGGATCGGGACGCGCAGACTATGTCCTTGCCCGTGTGTCTGAAGCGTACCTCTCACGCAGACTCGATGACTTAAATATTAAAACCGCGATTGACAACGATCGCATTCTACAAGCGTTTCTCCTCCTTCACAACCGCGAAACCATCTCAAAAGACTACTACTACGAGATGGGTGCTCTAGACCAGTCATCAAAGAAAGAGGCACTCAACTGGCTTACCGAACATGGCTTCGCCAAAGAAATCGGGGAGTCATACATACGTTCAACCCCAAACCTTCGACGTCACGTCACCACTGCATACTCAATCGAATTGAAACTTAGTAAATGGAAAGAAGCGCTCAGACAAGCGTTCCGTGGCAAGGGATTCTCCGAATACCAATGCGTAGTCATGGACGCCGAATACGTTGATCGAGCACTCAACAACAAACACCGGTTCGAAGAGCATGGTATCGGTCTTATGTCACTGACCGAAGACGGGCACTATGAAATCCATTTGAAGCCGGAACGTAGCAACCCCTATTCGTTGATAAACAAGTGGCGGCTTAATGAAAGAATTATAGTGGAGGCGTCAAAATCTAACACTCATCAATATGTTGGAGCAGCTGGGGATTGATGATATTCAAAATCATTTCCCTGAATTCAAGATAGAGAACCACATCGCGGACGGTGGCCAAAAGAAAGTTTATCTTGGAGAATACGACGGAGAACAAGTTGTTATCAAGCTGATTCCAACCGAACGCCGAAGATCAGCTCGACGCGCAAAACGCGAAGTTGAGACCATGGAAACCGTCGCTGCTGACGCACTCGTGAATCTCATCGACTACTTTACAGACGCCATCAACGACACCTCTGTGCTCGTTATGGTCGAAGAGTACATCCCTGGGCCAACACTCCACGAAGTCATTGATAACGGAAATGTAAGCGCTGAACTCGGCATCAATGTCGCTCAGACCCTACTAGAAGCCTTGCAGAAGTTTGATGAAGTCGATATTGTTCATCGGGATATTAAACCATCAAATATCATCATTGCCCCAGATGACCGAGTTCGGTTACTCGACGTTGGTATCGCTCGAATGCTCACACGCACCAGTATCACTCCAACACGTGCCTCCCATGGCCCGGGAACACCCACCTATGCATCTCCGGAGCAACTCAACAACAACAAAGATCTCCAAGATATCCGCAGTGACTTGTTCTCCTCAGGAATTGTGATGTTCGAATCACTTACTGGAGCGCATCCGTTCGCGTCCGACGATCTCGGACTTCCAATCCCCGATGCTATCCTTCAAAACGACAAGAGACCATTAGAGGGTTACTTAGACGACCAGAGCTTAGAACAAAAACTATACCCCATCTACGACAAGATGACGAAACCACAACCCTTCCAACGATACCGACAGCCGCAGCATGCACTTGAGGAACTAAACGATGCAATTGAGGGTGAAATCTGATGTTTGACGAACCAAGCTTCTTCATTCAAATGGGTTACAATGCCGGGAAACTCGGCCCGGAAATAATGGAGAAAGGCTTTGCAGACGGTGCCATTCTCAGTCCCGCAGACTTCGATAAAGACCGGAACGTAGAGCTATCCCGAGAATTCCACCGGGCTGGTGGTACCGTCTTGTTCGACCCACAGTTCTATATCCCGCGAGCAGACCGGCCCAGTCTCAGCTCATATGATTACTTCGGTGATCACGGAGGGCACGACTTCGATACTGCTGAAGTTGGTGGAAACCTGAACGAAGTCTGTACACAAATCCTGGCTGTTCAGGATGATTTAGATGTTGACGCATACGTGTCACCAGCAAGAACTCTCGACACGTTCTCCTCTACGAAGGTTGACGAGTGGCTTGATTATACTGAAGCTTTCATCGAGGTCGTTGACGATCAGGGACGAGATATTCCAGTTCTGGCATCTCTGCCTCTCGAAGGAGTGCCTCTCAACGATAAGGATCAACGAGACACCCTCCTTAACCGAATTACTGGACTTGACCCTGACGGGTTCTATGTGTCCGTTGAGTTCGACAAAGCAGACCGATATCCACTGACTGGTGTGTCGAATATTTATTCGTATCTCGAACTTCTGAACACTCTACGAAAGAACCAGTACGATATCATTGTCGGGCACACCCACCACGTTGCGCATCTATTCATGGGTATCGGCATCAATGCTTTCGCATCCGGTCATTACAACAACCTTCGTGCGTTTGATCAACGTCGATGGAAGCCAGACGACGGCCAAGGAGGTGGACGACTCGTCACAAAATATTATTCAGACAAACTATTGAACGAGTTGCGTCTTGACCCAGATCTGGATCTCATGTATCAAAAAGGCGGGTTTGACATGGATCGAATCCGAATGAATTCGCCCTACGACGCACCCCTGTTCAACAGTACCGATCCACCATCGACGGTCGGGTGGAACTTCCGCGAAGGTGCTTGGGATCACTATATTTGGGCCTGTTACCAGATTTCCCGCCAGTACCGTGGGAAGTCCTTGCCTGAGCGATTTGAAACTACAATGACAAAAATAGAAGATGCTGAAGACCTATTTGCAGATGTACAAGCAGAATTTGGGATGATGAATGAGCCAGAAGGCAGTGTCTTCGATGATTGGAAAGCAGCGCTATCCACCATGAAATCAGATTTATAGAAATGGAAATTGGCGTAGTCTCGGATCTCCACTCAAATATGGTTGCACTTGATGCAGTCCTCCGAGACCTCGAAACAGAAAACATCGAGAATATACTCTGTGCAGGCGATCTGGTAGGGTATTACCCGTTCCCGAATGAAACCGTCTCACGCGTTCGAGATTTGAATGCACTGTGTGTGCTCGGCAATCACGACTTTGCCCTTGTCACCGAGACACCGAGAGATTTCAACCGGCTAGCGAAACGAGCACTGGACTGGAACCGCCGGAACCTCTCCGAAGAGAACCTCGTCTACTTAGAGGAACTACCAGAGACACGTCGATTGACACTGGACGGTCTGGATATTTTCCTTGCACATGGCTCACCAGCCCGACCAATAAACGAATATATTTGGGAGGAAGACATTGACGAGCACTTCCTTGATGTGTTCTTTGAGTCACCGCCAGATGTCGTGATTCTCGGTCATACCCATCGTCCCTATGTAAAAGTAGTGGGGGACACATTGTGCATGAATCCGGGTAGTGTTGGGCAGCCGCGTGATGGTGATCCACGCGCATCATTTGGCGTTATAGACACTGAGTCGCTTGAGGCGGAGATTCGTCGCGTTGAATATGAGATTGACTGGGTTGCGGAAGAGACAGAGGAATATTTACCGAGACGGCTCGCGGAACGTCTCTATGAAGGCCGCTAATCCTGGGCAACTAACTCAGCAGTGAAAGAGAACCAGAGTGGACACAAGCATGGCCGTTCAACTCTTTTCCTCTACGACCTCAAGAAGTTCGTCAAGCAGCTCGGGGTGGTGTTCGTGAAGAATAGCGAGATCTTCGGACAGTTCCTCGTCGATCTTCCGCCGGATACGGGAGACTGCCTGGTAGTAACGGTCGGACTTCTCCTCGGCTTCGAGGAGTTCCCGCTCGGTGTCTGTGAGTAGTGCGCGGCGGCGTCCCATTTGCGAAGCCTGTTTGGGGGGCATCTCATTATACTGTGCCCTTCGTAGGCCCGTAAGGTTCCCATTTGCGGCAACTTCCCACATATGGCAAAAGACTAAGTCCCATGTTGCCACAAGTGGGAATAAGAACACCGCGGCTACGCCATTTGGAAATGGCCGGTGCAAGGACACCGACCGCGGGTTCTCAACACAAGCCAAGAACCCATGTCAACCGATGATACACGCAGAAATGAAAGCATCGCCTCGACGAACGACTCAAGCCGACGGCAGTTTCTCGGTGCTGCGGCCGCGGTCGCCGCGCTCCCGGTCGACCCACCAGCGGAGCCACAGCCCACTATCTCGGACGGTTTCGCCGCACACGTCGCCACCGAACACGTTGAACCGGCCCTTCGGACTCTGACACGGACAGACTACGACCGCACAGAAGCTATCCCAAAGCTCGAAGACGCCCTTTCTCAACTCCGGAAAGAGACCGAGCAACACCCCGATGGGAGGCGTAACTAACCCATTCACTCATTCATTCAATCAATTATTCACTCATTGACATATACTAAGTAGAGCCAGTTACTATGTGATACACATGCAGCACAAAAACACCCAAGAACAGAGATGAATTGCTTAGTAATTAACTAAGTAATTAACTTATTAACTAATCAACAGTTACTAAGTAGACTCACCGAATATGGACTCAATACGCGGAATACAACCAACAAACAACTCACAGGATTCAGACAGATGACTCTCAAAAGTGGTAAAGTGCAAACGCATGGCCCTGACAAGCTCACCAGGCTTGGGCCATACGTTTTGAATCGATTGGACCGGGAAGATGTCTTCCCACTCTTAATTACTAGAGCTAGATACTTAGCACTTGGGGACGACACGCTCCCGGTCCGGTGTCGCCGGCCTAACCGGCCTTCATCGGACGATGGAATTCAGACACGATGAGCTAACGTCGACCCAGCGAAGTATCGCATGCCACCCGAACAGTCGCCAGTCTGGGGGTGAGTGGGATGATTGAGCGGTTCGGCCACGACAAGATTCGACTCGTCGAGTGTCCAGTCTGTGGCATCGACCTTCGGGACAAGCGAGTCTCCCACCACGTCGCATCACATCGACCGAGTGAGTTCGGACTGTCGCCGCAGGGGGTGATTCAATGACGGCGAAGAGCGCAGCCGGGGACCAATTCGTTCAGGAGAACAAGGACACGCTCGTCCGCATCATCAAGCACGGTGACGACGAGTTCGTCCGCGCGATGGCGCTGCAGGCGCTGATCCGGTACGGCAACGAACCCACCCTTCACGACGTGCAAAGCGAGATAGAGCGCGCAAAGGAGGAGGTGTAGACGGTGTCAGCTTCAGCTCTCGGTGGCGTCAGCGAACGCCCGTGCCTCGCGGAGGATTTCGGGGTTCTCATCACCGAGCTCAATGAACCGCTCGACACGGTCGAGGTTGTCGAGGAAGTCGGGATCGTCGTGAGCAATCTGCAACAGCTCCGATCGAATCTCCTTCTGTTCTCGTTCGATCTCCTCAACCGCCGCCGCGTCCATCGCCTGACTGCACCAGACGCAGGTGGGTTCGTCGCGGGGCGTCTCGTTCCGGCATCGCGGGCAAGTGGCCGGCGCAATCGGGTCGGACTCGTCTTCCTCCACGTCGACTCCGTGGGCCTGCGCGATAGCGCGGTCGTTGGCGTCACCGAAGACGGCGACGTACCGGGAAGCCACGTCCGAACCCCGGTCCCAGCCGTGGTGGTCTTCGAGGTGGGCTTGATTGACACCGTCCGAAGCCAGATACGACGCCGACGACTTCCGCATCTGCGTGAACGTTACCTCGGTGTGGTCGATTCCGGCCTTCCGAGCGTGCTTCTTGAGAATCTTCAGCTTCATCTGGTAGCTGATATCCTCGGGTTTACTCAGTTTCGACCAGAGGGGCGCATCCGGCTGGTCCTTTCCCGGGTGGACGTTCAGCCACTGTCGGAGATGAGGGACGGATGGGACGAGCGTAATCGACCGCTCGCCCTTCTTCCCGTCGACGGAGATACGCAGGCCGTATTTGTGGTCAGAAACGTCTCCGACGGTGAGGTTACGGAGTTCCCCGCTCCGGGCCCCGGAGTCCCATGCGACGGCGATGAGCGCCTTGTCGCGGGCGTGGCGGCACTCGTCAAGCATGGGCAAGATGTGTTCCTCCCACCAGAGCATCTTCGCCGGGTTCGGCATCGGATTGTAGTCCTTCGACGTAGTTGCCGAGACCCACGAGATGCTATCGGGAATCTCGTCGCCGTCGGTGACGTGCTTCCCGAACATCCTGAAGGCAACCCGGTAGTCCCGGTTGGACTCCTCGTTGTCGTAGGTGTCGTGAATCCAGCGGACGATATCCTCGGCAGCTCGCTTGTCGTCAAGAGAGTCAGCCAGTCCGCCGACTTCCTCGGCGATACGCACACAGTGCCTGAGGAGCTTTTCACGGCGCTCCTTGCCGTACTGACTCCCGAGCAGGGCGAGTCTGTTGTCGAAGGCCTGCAACACGTTCTGGTCGTCTCCACTCATCTCTTCGGCGCGCTCGATGCGCTCCTGCAGATTCTCGATTCGACGATCTGCGTTTCTCGTCATCTACATGGGGGGTTGTCATATAGGCATGTAAACCACCAGTTGAGGTCCGGGAGGCGGCATTTCTTACGGACAAAGTGAACAGTGAAAACGCTCTCCAGCGGATTTGAACGATGTAACTAAGTAGCGACCACCGCGCTGCCCCGTTGACTCACCACAGTCGCCGGAACAGGTACTTCCGTGGCGACGAGTAGCATGGGTATGACAGAGGAGCCAGCACACGAGCAGATGGAGCGCCATGCGACCCTGACCGATGAACTCGCGGAGCTCAGTGCGGAGCGGGATGCCGTCGCGGCGTCAGTACAGGACCGGCTTACTGACGCGGTTTCAGAGGCGATAGCAAAAGCGGGGACGAACGTCGGGAGTCTGGGGCAGTCCAAAGACGGCAAGCGGTTTCGGTTCGAGGCGCGGCTTGATCGAGCGGCGCTGGTGGCGGCGGTAACGGAAGCGCTGCCGGATGGGTTTGTCGTCTCCCATGTCAACGAGGACGGAACACTGAGTGTGGACTGGACCGGCGACAGCACCACACCGTCGAAGCGGGAACACGGGGCCATCCTGAAAGCGATCATCGCAGAGGAAACAGCGACGGATAGCGACGGCTTCATCGAATCCGTCCCCAGCCGTGACCGCGTGCTGGCGCGGGCGGTTGAACTGGGTATCGACGAGGGAGACGCGGCAGACCGCCTCAGTCGGCTGGCGACGCTGGACGTGGTGGATATCACTGACGAAGGGGTCTACCCCGACAAGAACTTCTCGCGATATTAGCGATCGAGGGCGGATATCAGCCGACAGCAGGCGGAAAGGGACACGTGGACGGAGTGACGTGACCGACGTTTATTACTTGGTCCAGTCTGTGGTGTCAGACGAAATGGCAGTACTATCGACAGAAAACGAGGGGAAGTTCCTCATGGACGCACAGGGAGAACAGATCGGCATTGTGACCGAGGTTGCCTCGAAGGAACAGGTCGCGTACGTCGAACCGGACCCGGACCTCGCCGAGGCCTGGGTGCAGGGGCTCGGGTTCGGTGACGCCGACGAAGACGACATCGAGGTCGCTGCCGACGCCATTGGGACAATAACTGACAGCGAACTGCGTGTGACTGTCGACCTGTAGTCACGCGACAGACTCGGGACGCTCGCCCACTACGAACGTCCACCACTTGATCAGCTGCGTCCGTTCATAGAGACCGAGAAGCCGCGCAGACACATTCGACTCGGAGATGCTCGCGAGCATCAACGGCGACCCGAGCGTCTGTTTTTCTATGATCTCGAACAAGTCGGAGACGAGGTCAGTGACAGCAGTCTCCGATAGGTGGCGATAAATGTCGGTGTCCTGTTCAAGCAGTCCTAGCCGGAACGCGGCACCCTTGGTGAGCTTGCGGTACAGCCCCGGTGTTCCTTCGAGCAGGGCGATACGGCCCTCAGGGCGGAGTACGCGGGCAGCCTCGCGAAGGATTTCAGGGCGGTCCGCGGGCGGAACGTGATGGAGAAACCGGCGGCCGATAACGGCGTCGAAAGAATCATCATCGAACGGCAAGGCGCGGGCGTCGCCGGCCAGCGCCGGCTTGCTGACGGTTTCAGCGTTCGACGGCCAGCCTTCCAGTCCGATATCGGCGCGGGGATGCATATGCTGGCCGAACGCGAGCTCGAGCGTCCGACCGGGCGGGAGCTGTGCGGCTATGAGCTCGTCGTGTCGTTCGTATATTCGGTGCAACAGCGGGTGTTTTCGGATGTTCCGTGGCCGCTCGACGATTGCGCCGTCCTGAACATCCCAAGTCGCTTCGGACATGTTACGGCCTCACAGTTTGCGGTCGACGGTGCCTGCACGAGACTATAGAGGAGATAAGAGATCAGCAGTAGCTGACTAAGATCGGGATAGCAGGTTGCTAAGATCGTCCTTGTTGAGGCGGTCGTTTAGCATCGGCAAGCAACAGTGGAAAAAAGACGTCTATTCGATTTCGATTCGGTTCGAGTCGTTGGCGTCGTCCGCGCGCGGCAGCGTTATTTCGAGAACCCCGTTGTGGTAGGTGGCAGTGATGTCGTCGTCCACCACCGGTTCGGGAACAGCGACTCGTTCGGCGACTCGTCGGCTGTGTCGGCGGGCGCCATCGCTCGTTTCCGCAGCGACCGTGGTCTCGCCCTGGATGCTGAGGACGCCGTCTTCGAAGCGAACGGCAAGGTCGTCGCGCTCGAAGCCCGGGAGGTCAGCCATCACGGCGTACCCGTCGTCGGTCTCGTCGACGTGGAGGTTCGTGTCGATGCCGTGCCGTCGGTGGTCGCCCGAGCGCGTGCTGGCGGTTGATCGGTCGGCGCGGTATCCGGGGCTGACAGGCATTCGGCGTCTCGAATCGTCATCCATCCGCCGGCCTAGACTATCGTCCATCATCTCCCGTTGCGTCTGTGCGAAGAGTCGGAGCATCGTCTCGAAGGGATCGTTGCTGTGTGTCATAATCAACATACATACGACTCTGTTGATATTAGCAGTTGCGTAACACGTGCTATCACAGGGGGGGCGGAAGCGCCGTCCGTAGCCTGCGTTCGACCGGCCCAAGAATGCGTGATGAGATACCGTAGCGGAACTGTTTTGTCAGGCGTACAGCTAGAACAGCCACAGATAACCGCCGAGTACCCGGTCCATCGGTGGCCGGGCGACTGGACACGACACACACCATGGCAACCGATTCCGGCACCCGGATAGACCCTTCGGCTGACGAGGTATCGAACTACGACTACCAGAACGACACTGTTGCCCGGTCTGGCCTCGTCGATGACCTACAGGCGCGCGTCGACGGCGAGGTCCGGTTCGACGAGTACTCGCGACAGTTGTACGCGACCGACGCCAGCCTCTACGAGGTGCTGCCCATCGGCGTCGTCTATCCACGGTCGACCGATGACGTGGCCGCGGTCATGTCCTACTGTGAGCAGCGTGAGATTCCGGTGCTGCCACGGGGCGGGGGGACAAGCCTCGCCGGTCAGACCGTCAACGAAGCCGTCGTGCTAGATTTCTCGCGGTACATGAACGACCTCCTCGAGGCCCGGCCCGATGACCGACGAGCGCGGGCCCAGCCGGGCATCAAGCTCGGCGACCTGAACGGAGAACTGGCCGACCACGGGCTGAAGTTTGCACCGGACCCGGCATGGGGCGACAAGAGTGTCCTTGGCGGCGCTATCGGCAACAACTCCACTGGGGCTCACTCCCTGCAGTACGGCAAGACCGACGCCTACATCGAGGAGTGCGAGGTCGTTCTTGCGGACGGCACTGTCACCACGTTCGGCGAAGTCACCCGCGAGGAACTGCGCGACCGGGCGGCCCCCGACGGAGACCTCGAAGCGCAGATTTACGCCGAAATCGAACGGATACTCACCGAAGAAGGCGAGGCAATCGAGAGCCACTATCCGGACCTGAAGCGCAACGTCTCAGGGTACAACCTCGACTGGGTGCTCGAAGACGCACAGGATGGAACCATCAACGTCGCCTCGCTGCTGGCCGGCAGCGAAGGGACCCTCGCCATCGTCACCGAAGCCGAGGTGTCGCTGGAGCCGATTCCAGAAACCAAGTCGATGGGCCTGCTCGCCTACGAGGGGCTCATCGAGGCCATGGAAGACGTTGCGGACATCCTCGAGCACGACCCGGCAGCCGTCGAGGTGCTCGACGACGTGCTCATCGACCTGGCCCGGGACACCGCCGAGTTCGAAGACGTGGTCGGTATGCTGCCTGACGGGACACGGGCGGTCCTCATTGTTGAGTTCTACGCCGCCGACGAGGAGAGCGGGCGACAGAAGGTCGCCGATCTGCTGGCAGACCGAACAAACGGCGTCAACCCTGCCGCCGACCCGACCGCAGACCGGACGGTCGTTAACGCACCGATACGGGCGTTCGACGCTATGGAGGCCCACGACGAGGCGAAGCGGGAGAAGTTCTGGAAGATGCGCAAGTCCGGCCTTCCGATACTGCTCTCGCGGACGACCGACGAGAAACACGGCTCGTTCATCGAGGACACCGCCATCCCGCCGGCAAACCTCCCGGAGTACGTCGCCGACTTCCAAGAGATTCTGGAGGAACACGACACCTTCGCCTCCTTCTACGCCCACGCCGGCCCCGGCGTGCTCCACATCCGCCCGCTCATCAACACGAAGTCGGTCGAAGGCGTCGAAACCATGGAATCCATCGCCGACGCAGTAACCGACCTCGTGGTGAAATACGGCGGAAGCGTCTCGGGCGAGCACGGCGACGGCCGCGCCCGCACGCAGTGGAACGAGAAGCTCTACGGCGCGGACCTCTGGGAGACGTTCCAGGAACTCAAATCGACGTTCGACCCTGACTGGCTGCTCAACCCCGGACAGGTCGTTGGCGTCGACGCGGGCGAGGTCAAGTCCGGCGCGATGCCCGAGCGAGCACGCACAGTCGACATGACCGAGAACCTCCGCTTTGATCCGGAGTACGAGTTCGACACTGGCTTCGACCCCGCGCTGGAGTGGGACAACGACAATGGAATGCAGGGGATGGTCGAACTCTGTCACGGCTGTGGGGGCTGTCGCGGCCCACAGGAGACGACCGGTGGCGTGATGTGTCCGACCTACCGCGCGTCTGAGGAGGAGATGACGACGACCCGAGGGCGGGCGAATATGCTCCGGCAAGCGATGAGCGGCGACCTGCCGGACGACCCTACGGACGAGGAGTTCATGCACGAGGTGCTCGACCTCTGTATCGGCTGCAAGGGGTGTGCGAAGGACTGCCCGAGCGAGGTCGATATGGCGAAGCTCAAAGCGGAGGTGACCCACGCCCACCACCAGGAACACGGCTCCAGCGTCCGGGACAAGCTGTTCACGAACGTCGACGCGCTTGCCGGGCTCGGAAGCGCGTTCGCACCGCTATCGAACCTCGCGACGAAGGTGCCGGGCGCTCGAACCGTGCTGGAGAAGGCAGTCGGTATCGCCCCGGACCGCACGCTGCCGAGCTTCCAGCGGACGACGCTACAGGACTGGTTCGACGAGCGCGGTCCGCAGGTCCCGGCCGACGAGGCCGAGCGACGGGCGCTGCTGTTCCCCGACACGTACACGAACTACAGCCATCCTGAAGTCGGGAAAGCCGCCGTCCGCGTGCTCGAAGCCACGGGCGTCCATGTCCAGTTGGCCAACCGAACCGACAGCGGGCGGCCGGCCCACTCGAAGGGCTTTCTCGACCAGTCCCGAGCGACTGCGCGGGACAATGTCAACGCGCTCGTCCCCGCAGTCGAGGAAGGCTGGGACGTGGTGCTGGTCGAGCCAAGCGACGCCGTGATGTTCCAGTCGGACTATCTGGACCTGCTGTCAGGCAAGGACGTGGAAACGCTCGCGGCCAACGCCTACGGCGTCTGTGAGTACCTCGACACCTTCCGGCTAGACGAGGCGGCTGACTGGGACGTGCCGCCCGAGACGCTGACCTACCACGGCCACTGCCACCAGAAGGCGACGAAGAAGGACCACCACGCCGTCGGCGTCCTCCGGCGGGCCGGCTACGAGGTGGACCCGCTGGATTCTGGCTGTTGTGGCATGGCCGGGTCCTTCGGCTACGAGACCGAGCACTTCTCGATGAGCAAGGCCATCGGCTCCATCCTGTTTGACCAGATCGGAGCGAGCCGCGGCGACACAGTCGTCGCGCCCGGCGCGTCCTGCCGCACGCAACTGGACGACTGGGACGAAAGCGATGGCGAGCCACCGCATCCGGTGGAGAAGCTCGATGCGGCCCTAGCCTGAGAGTTCGTCGGGCTGGCGGACCGCCTGAACGATGCCGACCGTCTGGCCGACCAGCGCGAGCCCGATGCCGGCGAGCAGCGCGATTTCCGCCGGTGGGAACAGCGCGCCAGCGTACACCGCCGCACCGAGAACGCTCAGCACTGCGCCGGCCGTGTACGCCCGCTGGCCTGTCGGAACGTGCTTCCCAGTGTAGTAGAGGCCGACACCAGGAACAGCCAGCCACCCCAGTATGGTCGTCGTCAGGAACGGAACCCGAAGCGGAGAGTAGAGGAGACCGACGATGCCTCCGAGAGTGAGCAAGAGTCCGACGAGGAGAATGTCGCGCCAGATCCGGAGGACGCCCGTCTCCATCTCGTCCCACGAAAGGACGGCAAAAGCGGCGATGAGAACGGCAGCGACGACGTGGAAGATCAGCACGGTCCGGTCAGTGACCACATCGAGATGAGCCAGCCCCACGAGCAGCCACGCCAGCGGGATGAGTACGGTCGGACCCTGTGCACGCAAGCGAGGGAACATACGCCTCACTGTGCCCCCCACAATCAAGAAACGTCGGTCGTGCCATGCCGTGTCACGCTCGCGGGAGTTCGACGACGAAGTGCGCGCCGTCAAGGTCGGTATTAGTCAATCTAAGGTCGGTGTTCTCACCGGCGTCGGCGAGGTAGATATCACCGCCAAAGCTCGTAACGAGTGTTTCGACGAGATGGAGTCCGCCACCGTGCGTGTCGCCCGCCCGTGGGTCGAAAATCCTGTCGCGCTGGCCCTCGGGAATCCCCGGGCCGTCGTCAACCACGTGAATCTCGACGACAGCATCGGTCTCGCGGATCGCGACAAATACTGACGGGTGATCGTGCCCGTCTCCCGCCGACTGGGCCGTCTCCGCTCGCTGTGCCTCGTCCTGCA from Haloarcula sp. H-GB4 harbors:
- a CDS encoding serine/threonine-protein kinase — its product is MLEQLGIDDIQNHFPEFKIENHIADGGQKKVYLGEYDGEQVVIKLIPTERRRSARRAKREVETMETVAADALVNLIDYFTDAINDTSVLVMVEEYIPGPTLHEVIDNGNVSAELGINVAQTLLEALQKFDEVDIVHRDIKPSNIIIAPDDRVRLLDVGIARMLTRTSITPTRASHGPGTPTYASPEQLNNNKDLQDIRSDLFSSGIVMFESLTGAHPFASDDLGLPIPDAILQNDKRPLEGYLDDQSLEQKLYPIYDKMTKPQPFQRYRQPQHALEELNDAIEGEI
- a CDS encoding metallophosphoesterase produces the protein MEIGVVSDLHSNMVALDAVLRDLETENIENILCAGDLVGYYPFPNETVSRVRDLNALCVLGNHDFALVTETPRDFNRLAKRALDWNRRNLSEENLVYLEELPETRRLTLDGLDIFLAHGSPARPINEYIWEEDIDEHFLDVFFESPPDVVILGHTHRPYVKVVGDTLCMNPGSVGQPRDGDPRASFGVIDTESLEAEIRRVEYEIDWVAEETEEYLPRRLAERLYEGR
- a CDS encoding site-specific integrase, yielding MTRNADRRIENLQERIERAEEMSGDDQNVLQAFDNRLALLGSQYGKERREKLLRHCVRIAEEVGGLADSLDDKRAAEDIVRWIHDTYDNEESNRDYRVAFRMFGKHVTDGDEIPDSISWVSATTSKDYNPMPNPAKMLWWEEHILPMLDECRHARDKALIAVAWDSGARSGELRNLTVGDVSDHKYGLRISVDGKKGERSITLVPSVPHLRQWLNVHPGKDQPDAPLWSKLSKPEDISYQMKLKILKKHARKAGIDHTEVTFTQMRKSSASYLASDGVNQAHLEDHHGWDRGSDVASRYVAVFGDANDRAIAQAHGVDVEEDESDPIAPATCPRCRNETPRDEPTCVWCSQAMDAAAVEEIEREQKEIRSELLQIAHDDPDFLDNLDRVERFIELGDENPEILREARAFADATES
- a CDS encoding class I SAM-dependent methyltransferase — its product is MSEATWDVQDGAIVERPRNIRKHPLLHRIYERHDELIAAQLPPGRTLELAFGQHMHPRADIGLEGWPSNAETVSKPALAGDARALPFDDDSFDAVIGRRFLHHVPPADRPEILREAARVLRPEGRIALLEGTPGLYRKLTKGAAFRLGLLEQDTDIYRHLSETAVTDLVSDLFEIIEKQTLGSPLMLASISESNVSARLLGLYERTQLIKWWTFVVGERPESVA
- a CDS encoding Hsp20/alpha crystallin family protein — protein: MTHSNDPFETMLRLFAQTQREMMDDSLGRRMDDDSRRRMPVSPGYRADRSTASTRSGDHRRHGIDTNLHVDETDDGYAVMADLPGFERDDLAVRFEDGVLSIQGETTVAAETSDGARRHSRRVAERVAVPEPVVDDDITATYHNGVLEITLPRADDANDSNRIEIE
- a CDS encoding FAD-binding and (Fe-S)-binding domain-containing protein, translated to MATDSGTRIDPSADEVSNYDYQNDTVARSGLVDDLQARVDGEVRFDEYSRQLYATDASLYEVLPIGVVYPRSTDDVAAVMSYCEQREIPVLPRGGGTSLAGQTVNEAVVLDFSRYMNDLLEARPDDRRARAQPGIKLGDLNGELADHGLKFAPDPAWGDKSVLGGAIGNNSTGAHSLQYGKTDAYIEECEVVLADGTVTTFGEVTREELRDRAAPDGDLEAQIYAEIERILTEEGEAIESHYPDLKRNVSGYNLDWVLEDAQDGTINVASLLAGSEGTLAIVTEAEVSLEPIPETKSMGLLAYEGLIEAMEDVADILEHDPAAVEVLDDVLIDLARDTAEFEDVVGMLPDGTRAVLIVEFYAADEESGRQKVADLLADRTNGVNPAADPTADRTVVNAPIRAFDAMEAHDEAKREKFWKMRKSGLPILLSRTTDEKHGSFIEDTAIPPANLPEYVADFQEILEEHDTFASFYAHAGPGVLHIRPLINTKSVEGVETMESIADAVTDLVVKYGGSVSGEHGDGRARTQWNEKLYGADLWETFQELKSTFDPDWLLNPGQVVGVDAGEVKSGAMPERARTVDMTENLRFDPEYEFDTGFDPALEWDNDNGMQGMVELCHGCGGCRGPQETTGGVMCPTYRASEEEMTTTRGRANMLRQAMSGDLPDDPTDEEFMHEVLDLCIGCKGCAKDCPSEVDMAKLKAEVTHAHHQEHGSSVRDKLFTNVDALAGLGSAFAPLSNLATKVPGARTVLEKAVGIAPDRTLPSFQRTTLQDWFDERGPQVPADEAERRALLFPDTYTNYSHPEVGKAAVRVLEATGVHVQLANRTDSGRPAHSKGFLDQSRATARDNVNALVPAVEEGWDVVLVEPSDAVMFQSDYLDLLSGKDVETLAANAYGVCEYLDTFRLDEAADWDVPPETLTYHGHCHQKATKKDHHAVGVLRRAGYEVDPLDSGCCGMAGSFGYETEHFSMSKAIGSILFDQIGASRGDTVVAPGASCRTQLDDWDESDGEPPHPVEKLDAALA